The region NNNNNNNNNNNNNAGTTCAACCAATTTGAATCTTCCGACACAACCTGGAGCGCTTCCACGTTTAAAAGGATGTTGTTTACCATGAGGAACAAGATAATCCAGCTTGTTGTGAAGATCATGTAAGAGATACAAATACACAGGTAGCTATGATAGAAAATAACAAGATGGTAAGTTCCACTTTTTATCTCTAATCGAAATAACTTTGACAGAATATGTTGGTATTTATCTTCATACCTCAGCTTTATACTCAGGGCTGCCTATGTCTTGGCTTGGCACCTACAAGTGAaagccaaaaatattaaaaattcccTTATCAAGTCTTTATAAGCTTTGTTAGGACATATAAACTTTGTTAGGCAGGCACTGCTGCCTTCGACGGCATTCCAATAATGATGTTAATAAAAACTCAGAGGCTAAAATTCGACGTGAATTCATGGGACATTTATATGGAGTATCTATGATGACTTTACATTCAAAAGACTAGCAGATACTAATAATCAACCAGATAAAAAGGTTTGACAAGGCCgacctttaaaaattttaagatggAAAGgcattgaggaagaagaggccTGAACTTGAATCTTTGAGCTTCAAGTGCCAATGAAACTTGAGGAATCTTCACAATTAGAGATTCATCATCAGAACAATCATTCATTGGTGTTGCTGCTGTCCTGCCATCCAAAGATGGAAGGGAAGGGGTTCCATGTAGCTGTGTTTGACTTTGACTCATCACTGCTCCTGCTTTCTTGAATGCATCCATAATAGTTGGCTGGCGGAGCTTTTCATTCACATTTGAATGCTTAGATTTTTTCAAGTTATTTTTCATGCTTCCCTTGTGTTGGGAACCATCATCGTCGAGCTTCctcttctcattcttcttctctggATGTTCTACATGAGATTCAGAATAAGGGTGGAGCTCCGGTAGAGACTNTTTATAAGCTTTGTTAGGACATATAAACTTTGGTAGGTAGGCACTGCTGCCTTCGACGGCATTCCAATAATGATGTTAATAAAAACTCAGAGGCTAAAATTCGACGTGAATTCATGGGACATTTACATGGAGTATCTATGATGACTTTACATTCAAAAGACTAGCAGATACTAATAATCAACCAGATAAAAAGGTTTGACAAGGCCgacctttaaaaattttaagatggAAAGgcattgaggaagaagaggccTGAACTTGAATCTTTGAGCTTCAAGTGCCAATGAAACTTGAGGAATCTTCACAATTAGAGATTCATCATCAGAACAATCATTCATTGGTGTTGCTGCTGTCCTGCCATCCAAAGATGGAAGGGAAGGGGTTCCATGTAGCTGTGTTTGACTTTGACTCATCACTGCTCCTGCTTTCTTGAATGCATCCATAATAGTTGGCTGGCGGAGCTTTTCATTCACATTTGAATGCTTAGATTTTTTCAAGTTATTTTTCATGCTTCCCTTGTGTTGGGAACCATCATCGTCGAGCTTCctcttctcattcttcttctctggATGTTCTACATGAGATTCAGAATAAGGGTGGAGCTCCGGTAGAGACTGAGGAGATAGTGTAATCAAATTGCTCAATAAGCTTTCCAAGAATCTGTTTCATCAACAATAGGCATTAGACGACCAACAACATCTGAAAAAGagtataaaacaaacaaacacatttacGAAGCCTGGATGGTGACAAAGTAGAATGAACATACACTAGATTTCTAAGTCTCTTCAGAAGCTTTGTTGTTACATCCTTTTCTGTAGCCTGACTAATGCAGCCAAATCTTTCATCAATTTGGGAACTGAAAGCGTTAAGCTGCAATGGGAAACATAAACATGTAAAGACAATCATAGTAGAACAAGGTTGCTGATAAACAAGGTCATATCACTTACGAGTTCTCGTATCCAGTTTGCAGCATAAtataaggagagagagaggatttctctctgcttctttgtCAGAGACTGCCAACCAGCTGCAGCAAAGTACTTAAAAATTGGAGAGGAAAAGTCAAACATCAGCAAACTGGGAcagtacacatatataaatgTGGGGAAGATATGTTGTTAATACTATATCTTCAAGGTTCATGTTTAGAATTTAAACTTTTCTAAAATAAGCCTAACAGTGTATGCTGCAATCGTGCAGAGATTGGAGTGCAGATCAAAACTTGTCAAAAATTGGAAACATAGCAATATGTTTTATGACAAAATTTTAGTCCTTCACCTTCGGAGAGGGGAGGTGCAAAGGGCATCCGAGCAGAGCATCGATCCCAGCAAGGGATCCATCATTTGTCAACCTCTCAACCTGAGTATAAACACAAAACATTCAGGTTCGTTATGACTTCTTGAAATAGCCTCTCAGTTTCAAGTGAATGAAAATCTTACAGTTGatagcaaaagaaaatttgaaggCAGAATCTGCAGACAACAGGACCTGCAGgcaatatgattattaattcaATCAGCAGTTGCTAGAGAGGAATCTTCAACAGTAACTGAAAACAGGGATAATCTCAAAAGACCAACTCTGAGGATGAAGATGCCAGGGGTAAAATGTTCAAACAGATTGGTGATATACTGCCATCCAAGTTCATCCAAAGATCCCCTAAAGCGATGAGATGAAAAGAAATGGAGATCAATCTATACAATGCTCAAAAGAGACCCAATTAATTAAGTTGAACTATGGTCAGTATATTTATACCTTCTAGTCCACAATATGAACCCTTATCAGCCATCTTTCCGTTTTCAAGATCGGCTAGAAACAGCGACTCTAATTTTCCCAGATGCTTCCCAATCCTGAAAAGCAGTATACAAATATAGTCAGGATGAAGCTTAAGATTACGGTGTAGCCTTTGAAAATTACTAAACAAGCTAGCAGAAAACTGTTACTGAATCTTCACCACTCCATAATTTCTGGTTGAAGTAACTTATGGCTAAGAATTGTAGCAAATTCATCATAGAACATAATTAGGGCTAAGTTAGACTGTTTGCAAGAGTCAACAGATGTCTTCAAGAGCTCCAAAATCTCCCCACAATCTGAAACCtgctttatgaaaaaaataattgacaTAAAAGAATTccttttggaaaataaatatgaaaggTACAAAGATAATTTCAATTAACTACTGAGAATTGCTGGTTACCTGTGATGATGGAAGGTCAGGAACACTCTTTGCATCCCCAAGTGACGACACAATCCTAAGAGTTCCAACTAAGCCCATCTTTTTGTACTTGAGGTCTGGATGACTAACCTGCCAATATAAAAAAAGGACAACTAGGAGTCAGCTGCCATCACCTAAGAAAGGGAGTGAGCTGCCATCACTTAAGAAACCAAATAGAAGGCGAGATAATTCATACTACCTGCTTCCTTACTATCATCATAAGTTCATTTGAAATTGAAGATCGAAAAGAATCAGCACTTGCACGAGCTGATAGTGCAAGGAGACTGAAAATCTCATAGACCTGCAATTATGTCCACTTAATAagtttatatacaatatattatcATACCAAGCAGACTGTAAAGATAAATACCTGCCTTATGCAAATTTTCAATACTAAAACCCTCTAAGTAGTCCAAAATACCTATACagcacaaaacaataaaaatattagaaaaagaaaagtaaatgaTCAGTATATTTTTGTGGGAACAAGTTCCAGAGATACCATTTATGTGGGAAGAAAAGGGAAGGAGTTGCTGCGCATATTTTTTCACCAGAGCCGTCATCATCTCCAAGACCGAACTGACCTCAAATTTGTTATCAGATCCCACATGTGTCACTAGAGCACCTAGAATCTGCAACCAATTCGAAATTTCGAATTAGAACAAAATGGACTAATTATGCTACAAGTGATTATACTATGACATGTTAGCATGGTCTCACCTCTTGTCTTGAATAATTGTCAGCAAACCCTTCAAAAAGACGAGTATAGATATGCGAGCCCATTTCCCTTgccttttcttctttgcatgACAAGAGGTGTTCAgccaaagaaacaaatgatgCAAAATTATCCTACAATAATGAGTGAGTCGggttaaatttccaaaataacatTCCCACATTTTGCAAGAAtcagaaacttctcaaaattGTTAAGAAGATCACCTGCACAAACTCTTTATTACCACATATACATTGATCAAGCAGGGTTTCTTGTATGCATCCATCGACCACTTtcttcttaaatattttctcgATACTCTTCCGGATGGGGTCCCCGTTCATGTACATGAGAATAAGCAGCCATACATCAATTACCTTAAAATCCCGAGGTTTCTCCAGACTATTCAGCTCCTTTATGATTTCTTGACAGAGTATctataaacagaaaatatagtGACGCTAGATAATGATAAACATGCTTAAACAACAACTGTAACGAATCCAACTTACATTCTTAAACCGAAGGCTTGATCTTAAAGCATGGAGAATAGAACCTTCTGCGTTATATGCAGGTATTTTTCCTTTAAGTTTATTCTGAGAAGGACAAGGTTGTGACATTCCGGTGAATTTCAACTGTTCTCGTATCTGGGAGATTATTCTTCTAACATTTTCTGGAGTAGCAGCAAGAAGCAAAAACCTAAGTAGATATGGCATGTGCTCTGCGTCGACTGTTCTAATACATGATATTGCTACTGTAATCGCCtttaaaaaaagggaaaaaacggCATTCCATCAGTAACTATGTACAAATACAGAACCTTCAACCAATGATGAAGCAAAACCCTCACCTGTTCTTGCAATTGATCATCTAAATTAAGGTTGGAGAAAGAATCAAGCACTGGAACAACAACATCAGAATCCTCCTGAAGCATTTTTTCTAAAGAATCAACCACAGCTTGACAGTTATGATCCCCAATAATCTCAGGCAACGATCCAATGATTTCCTTCTTTAAATNGAAATAGCCTCTCAGTTTCAAGTGAATGAAAATCTTACAGTTGatagcaaaagaaaatttgaaggCAGAATCTGCAGACAACAGGACCTGCAGgcaatatgattattaattcaATCAGCAGTTGCTAGAGAGGAATCTTCAACAGTAACTGAAAACAGGGATAATCTCAAAAGACCAACTCTGAGGATGAAGATGCCAGGGGTAAAATGTTCAAACAGATTGGTGATATACTGCCATCCAAGTTCATCCAAAGATCCCCTAAAGCGATGAGATGAAAAGAAATGGAGATCAATCTATACAATGCTCAAAAGAGACCCAATTAATTAAGTTGAACCATGGTCAGTATATTTATACCTTCTAGTCCACAATATGAACCCTTATCAGCCATCTTTCCGTTTTCAAGATCGGCTAGAAACAGCGACTCAAATTTTCCCAGATGCTTCCCAATCCTGAAAAGCAGTATACAAATATAGTCAGGATGAAGCTTAAGATTACGGTGTAGCCTTTGAAAATTACTAAACAAGCTAGCAGAAAACTGTTACTGAATCTTCACCACTCCATAATTTCTGGTTGAAGTAACTTATGGCTAAGAATTGTAGCAAATTCATCATAGAACATAATTAGGGCTAAGTTAGACTGTTTGCAAGAGTCAACAGATGTCTTTAAGAGCTCCAAAATCTCCCCACAATCTGAAACCtgctttatgaaaaaaataattgacaTAAAAGAATTccttttggaaaataaatatgaaaggTACAAAGATAATTTCAATTAACTACTGAGAATTGCTGGTTACCTGTGATGATGGAAGGTCAGGAACACTCTTTGCATCCCCAAGTGACGACACAATCCTAAGAGTTCCAACTAAGCCCATCTTTTTGTACTTGAGGTCTGGATGACTAACCTGCCAATATAAAAAAAGGACAACTAGGAGTCAGCTGCCATCACCTAAGAAAGGGAGTGAGCTGCCATCACTTAAGAAACCAAATAGAAGGCGAGATAATTCATACTACCTGCTTCCTTACTATCATCATAAGTTCATTTGAAATTGAAGATCGAAAAGAATCAGCACTTGCACGAGCTGATAGTGCAAGGAGACTGAAAATCTCATAGACCTGCAATTATGTCCACTTAATAagtttatatacaatatattatcATACCAAGCAGACTGTAAAGATAAATACCTGCCTTATGCAAATTTTCAATACTAAAACCCTCTAAGTAGTCCAAAATACCTATACagcacaaaacaataaaaatattagaaaaagaaaagtaaatgaTCAGTATATTTTTGTGGGAACAAGTTCCAGAGATACCATTTATGTGGGAAGAAAAGGGAAGGAGTTGCTGCGCATATTTTTTCACCAGAGCCGTCATCATCTCCAAGACCGAACTGACCTCAAATTTGTTATCAGATCCCACATGTGTCACTAGAGCACCTAGAATCTGCAACCAATTCGAAATTTCGAATTAGAACAAAATGGACTAATTATGCTACAAGTGATTATACTATGACATGTTAGCATGGTCTCACCTCTTGTCTTGAATAATTGTCAGCAAACCCTTCAAAAAGACGAGTATAGATATGCGAGCCCATTTCCCTTgccttttcttctttgcatgACAAGAGGTGTTCAgccaaagaaacaaatgatgCAAAATTATCCTACAATAATGAGTAAATCGGGTTAAATTTGCAAAAGAACATTCCCACATTTTGCAAGAAtcagaaacttctcaaaattGTTAAGAAGATCACCTGCACAAACTCTTTATTACCACATATACATTGATCAAGCAGGGTTTCTTGTATGCATCCATCGACCACTTtcttcttaaatattttcttgatacTCTTCCGGATGGGGTCTCCGTTCATGTACATGAGAATAAGCAGCCATACATCAATTACCTTGAAATCCCGAGGTTTCTCCAGACTATTCAGCTCCTTTATGATTTCTTGACAGAGtatctataaacaaaaaatatagtgACGCTAGATAATGATAAACATGCTTAAACAACAACTGTAACGAATCCAACTTACATTCTTAAACCGAAGGCTTGATCTTAAAGCATGGAGAATAGAACCTTCTGCGTTATATGCAGGTATTTTTCCTTTAAGTTTATTCTGAGAAGGACAAGGTTGTGACATTCCGGTGAATTTCAACTGTTCTCGTATCTGGGAGATTATTCTTCTAACATTTTCTGGAGTAGCAGCAAGAAGCAAAAACCTAAGTAGATATGGCATGTGCTCTGCGTCGACTGTTCTAATACATGAT is a window of Camelina sativa cultivar DH55 unplaced genomic scaffold, Cs unpScaffold00506, whole genome shotgun sequence DNA encoding:
- the LOC104773258 gene encoding Fanconi anemia group D2 protein homolog, with amino-acid sequence MEWIGKHLGKFESLFLADLENGKMADKGSYCGLEGDLWMNLDGSISPICLNILPLASSSSELVLLSADSAFKFSFAINCKIFIHLKLRGYFXLKKEIIGSLPEIIGDHNCQAVVDSLEKMLQEDSDVVVPVLDSFSNLNLDDQLQEQAITVAISCIRTVDAEHMPYLLRFLLLAATPENVRRIISQIREQLKFTGMSQPCPSQNKLKGKIPAYNAEGSILHALRSSLRFKNILCQEIIKELNSLEKPRDFKVIDVWLLILMYMNGDPIRKSIEKIFKKKVVDGCIQETLLDQCICGNKEFVQDNFASFVSLAEHLLSCKEEKAREMGSHIYTRLFEGFADNYSRQEILGALVTHVGSDNKFEVSSVLEMMTALVKKYAQQLLPFSSHINGILDYLEGFSIENLHKVYEIFSLLALSARASADSFRSSISNELMMIVRKQVSHPDLKYKKMGLVGTLRIVSSLGDAKSVPDLPSSQVSDCGEILELLKTSVDSCKQSNLALIMFYDEFATILSHKLLQPEIMEWIGKHLGKLESLFLADLENGKMADKGSYCGLEGDLWMNLDGSISPICLNILPLASSSSESCCLQILPSNFLLLSTVERLTNDGSLAGIDALLGCPLHLPSPKYFAAAGWQSLTKKQREILSLSLYYAANWIRELLNAFSSQIDERFGCISQATEKDVTTKLLKRLRNLVFLESLLSNLITLSPQSLPELHPYSESHVEHPEKKNEKRKLDDDGSQHKGSMKNNLKKSKHSNVNEKLRQPTIMDAFKKAGAVMSQSQTQLHGTPSLPSLDGRTAATPMNDCSDDESLIVKIPQVSLALEAQRFKFRPLLPQCLSILKFLKVPSQDIGSPEYKAELPVYLYLLHDLHNKLDYLVPHGKQHPFKRGSAPGCVGRFKLMMILPEFETDKSLLLNLLEAFQPTEISVASFPDIQPFPSPGTKEYLYIGVYYFFEDILNKACSFSFDLAFECLLTLQLVMTSAQKYLGKVSEEATKKRCPGHSQGLVPSLHAKLGTSAEKLLRHKWIEDSTENKGLKNKGEMVQTILRIYLEASGSTSDLLDELACTILPQVQGKIFRWALLCIEFDAI